A window from Brachionichthys hirsutus isolate HB-005 chromosome 4, CSIRO-AGI_Bhir_v1, whole genome shotgun sequence encodes these proteins:
- the LOC137893291 gene encoding leukocyte surface antigen CD53-like, which yields MNRSCVSRVKNMVTALNFLCWLCGAFVIAFGEFQVIHSRFASLIISFWPIYPANTLVVTGTIVTCVCYLGVLGGMRENRCLLIIYFILLFILMLVELAMACVFLVYSRQIDTYFEEDLMRSLEIYRQSSEEHNTTLKDEFDAVQHLFKCCGVHGITDWKGNIPISCCSQDPCDVFIHANWQEGCVVKLRNWFAGNYLSTGAGVLAMFCIQLICLWITIPLTCHLHRRGLGYQ from the exons ATGAATCGTTCCTGCGTGAGCCGCGTGAAAAACATGGTGACAGCTCTCAACTTTCTGTGCTGG TTGTGTGGTGCCTTTGTTATAGCGTTCGGGGAGTTCCAGGTGATCCACTCCAGGTTTGCCTCCCTGATCATATCATTCTGGCCCATCTACCCTGCCAACACTCTGGTGGTCACAGGTACTAttgttacctgtgtgtgttatTTGGGCGTGTTAGGTGGCATGAGGGAGAACCGCTGCTTGCTGATCATT TATTTCATCCTGTTGTTTATTctgatgctggtggagctggcCATGGCCTGCGTGTTCCTGGTCTACAGCAGACAG ATTGACACCTACTTTGAGGAAGACCTCATGCGCAGCCTGGAGATCTACAGACAGTCCAGCGAGGAACACAACACGACCCTTAAAGATGAATTCGATGCTGTCCAACATTTG TTTAAGTGCTGTGGAGTTCATGGGATTACAGACTGGAAGGGGAACATCCCAATCTCCTGTTGTTCCCAGGACCCCTGTGACGTCTTCATCCACGCCAACTGGCAAGAG GGTTGCGTTGTGAAGCTCAGGAACTGGTTTGCTGGAAATTATCTCAGCACGGGCGCCGGCGTACTCGCAATGTTCTGCATACAG TTGATCTGTCTGTGGATCACCATCCCGCTCACGTGCCACCTTCATCGCCGTGGACTGGGCTACCAGTGA
- the npr3 gene encoding atrial natriuretic peptide receptor 3: MPPLSVLRAYLLVLVSPAVTHTFTVDVDVLVFLPHNDSYLFSYARVSPAILYAQERLKTGGGRYSGFNFNIQFVNSDCVNGAMFALVDRSCRSRPDLILGPACEYEAAAVVRLASRWDIPVISAGALAAGFSDKSSEFSQLTRIAPSYVKMGETFTAMFEHFGWRSALLVYEDDKEERSCYFSLEGVYHLMADLSIRTYAFSRGDRLDADGILQNLHDTEVMIMCMGADRIREMMLAAHRRQMTNGDFMFFNVDLFNASSYGNGSWKRGDKYDNDARRAFASLNTVTLLRTVKPEFENFSMEMTKSMKKAAFHGCKDCGDVNMFVEGFHDAMLLYAIALHEAMKNGYSKENGTEITSHMWNRTFEGIAGQVSIDDNGDRNGDFSLMAMTNVEAGTYEVVANYFGVNGTFQLLPAFSIDHFTLRGMHNPQAETPDKSCGLGVSALTGIIVGAVLGAAVLITFYFFRKNYRITIERRAHSEAFGTRKHRQLREDSIRSNLSAA, translated from the exons ATGCCGCCTCTCAGCGTGCTGCGCGCGTACCTGCTGGTGCTCGTGAGCCCCGCTGTGACGCACACCTTCACCGTGGACGTTGACGTGCTGGTATTTCTGCCGCACAATGACTCTTACCTGTTCTCTTACGCGAGAGTCTCCCCGGCGATCCTTTACGCGCAGGAGCGGCTGAAGACCGGCGGAGGACGCTACTCCGGATTCAACTTCAACATCCAGTTCGTGAACTCCGACTGCGTAAACGGCGCGATGTTCGCGTTAGTGGACCGGTCCTGCCGAAGCAGACCCGACCTGATCCTGGGACCGGCGTGCGAGTacgaggcggcggcggtggTGCGGCTGGCGTCCCGCTGGGACATCCCGGTCATCTCAGCAGGTGCGCTGGCGGCCGGCTTCAGCGACAAGAGCTCCGAGTTCTCCCAGCTGACGCGCATCGCGCCGTCCTACGTGAAAATGGGCGAGACGTTCACGGCGATGTTCGAGCACTTCGGCTGGAGGAGCGCGCTGCTCGTGTACGAGGACgacaaggaggagaggagctgctACTTCAGCCTGGAGGGCGTCTATCACCTGATGGCGGACCTCAGCATCAGAACCTACGCCTTCTCCCGGGGGGACCGCCTGGACGCGGACGGCATCCTGCAGAACCTCCACGACACCGAAG TGATGATCATGTGCATGGGAGCAGACAGGATACGGGAGATGATGCTGGCTGCACACAGACGACAGATGACCAATGGAGACTTCATGTTCTTTAATGTTGATCTGTTCAACGCCTCTTCTTACG GCAATGGCTCTTGGAAGAGAGGAGATAAATATGACAACGATGCACGACGAGCCTTTGCTTCTCTGAACACGGTGACGCTGCTCAGGACAGTCAAGCCTGAGTTTGAAAACTTCTCCATGGAAATGACAAAGTCGATGAAAAAGGCTGCGTTTCATGGCTGCAAAGACTGTGGAGAT GTCAACATGTTTGTGGAGGGATTCCATGATGCTATGTTGCTCTACGCCATCGCTTTGCATGAAGCAATGAAAAACGGATACAGCAAGGAGAACGGAACCGAAATCACATCACACATGTGGAACAGAACTTTTGAAG GCATTGCTGGCCAGGTGTCCATTGATGATAACGGTGACAGAAATGGAGATTTCTCTTTGATGGCCATGACCAATGTTGAAGCAGGAACATATGAG GTGGTGGCCAATTACTTTGGTGTGAACGGAACGTTCCAGCTGCTTCCTGCCTTCAGTATTGACCATTTCACACTGAGAGGAATGCACAATCCACAGGCAGAGACGCCAGACAAATCAT GTGGACTGGGAGTGTCAGCTCTGACTGGGATCATAGTGGGAGCTGTTCTGGGCGCTGCAGTGCTTATCACATTCTATTTTTTCAG GAAAAACTACCGGATTACCATTGAGCGGCGTGCCCACAGCGAAGCGTTCGGCACCAGGAAGCACCGGCAGCTGCGGGAGGACTCCATCAGATCCAACCTGTCTGCAGCTTAA
- the LOC137893025 gene encoding activated RNA polymerase II transcriptional coactivator p15-like has protein sequence MPKSKEVLSSTSGSDSESEVETKAKRKKSNAPEKPAKKPKSGESSKPSGSAKGSGSAENDMFQIGKMRYVSVRDFKGKVLIDIREYWMNQDGEMKPGKKGISLNPEQWSQLKDQISEIDDAVKRT, from the exons ATGCCTAAAtcaaaggaggttctgtcttCCACATCTGGGAGTGACTCGGAGAGCGAGGTCGAGACTAAG GCAAAGAGGAAGAAGTCAAACGCACCGGAGAAACCAGCCAAGAAACCAAAGAGCGGCGAGAGTTCCAAGCCGAGTGGTTCAGCCAAGGGCAGCGGTAGCGCCGAGAACGACATGTTCCAG ATTGGAAAGATGAGATACGTCAGCGTCAGGGACTTCAAAGGTAAAGTCCTGATTGACATCAGAGAGTACTGGATGAACCAAGATGGCGAAATGAAGCCGGGGAAGAAAG GAATCTCTCTGAATCCGGAACAATGGAGCCAGCTGAAGGACCAAATCTCAGAAATCGATGATGCCGTTAAGAGAACATAA